From the Kogia breviceps isolate mKogBre1 chromosome 15, mKogBre1 haplotype 1, whole genome shotgun sequence genome, one window contains:
- the USP30 gene encoding ubiquitin carboxyl-terminal hydrolase 30 isoform X4 codes for MLSCRAEAAMTAADRAIQRFLRTGAAVRYKVMKNWGVIGGIAAALAAGIYVIWGPITERKKRRKALSCQEVTDEEVLDASCLLDVLRMYRWQISSFEEQDAHELFHVITSSLEDERDHQPRVTHLFDVHSLEQQSEMTPRQATCHTRGSPHPTSNHWKSQHPFHGRLTSNMVCKHCEHQSPVRFDTFDSLSLSIPAATWGHPLTLDHCLHHFISSESVRDVVCDNCTKIEAKGTLNGEKVEHQRTTFVKQLKLGKLPQCLCIHLQRLSWSSHGTPLKRHEHVQFNEFLMMDIYKYHLLGHKPGHRSPKLHEKAGPALELQDGLAAPKSVRNPPGGPKTQIFMNGTCSPSFLPTLPTPMPFPLPAVPDYSSSTYLFQLVAVVVHHGDMHSGHFVTYRRSPPSAKNPLSTSNQWLWISDDTVRKASLQEVLSSSAYLLFYERVLSKMQHQSQECKSEE; via the exons atataAAGTCATGAAGAACTGGGGTGTTATAGGTGGAATTGCCGCTGCGCTCGCAGCAGGAATATACGTTATCTGGGGTCCcattacagaaagaaagaagcgTAGAAAAG CTTTATCCTGCCAAGAAGTCACTGATGAAGAGGTCTTGGATGCAAGCTGCTTGTTGGACGTCTTAAGAATGTACAGATGGCAGATCTCTTCGTTTGAAGAGCAG GACGCTCATGAGTTATTCCATGTCATTACCTCGTCTTTGGAGGATGAGCGGGACCACCAGCCCCGGGTCACACATCTGTTTGATGTGCATTCCCTAGAG CAGCAGTCAGAAATGACTCCCAGACAGGCCACCTGCCACACCAGAG GGTCACCTCATCCCACATCCAACCACTGGAAGTCCCAGCATCCTTTTCATGGAAGACTTACTAGTAACATGGTCTGCAAACACTGTGAGCACCAG AGTCCCGTTCGATTTGATACCTTCGATAGCCTTTCACTAAGTATTCCAGCTGCCACATGG GGTCACCCACTGACCCTGGACCACTGCCTTCACCACTTCATCTCGTCGGAATCCGTGCGGGATGTCGTATGTGACAACTGTACGAAG aTAGAAGCAAAAGGGACGCTGAACGGGGAGAAGGTGGAACACCAGAGGACCACGTTTGTCAAACAGTTAAAACTAGGGAAG CTCCCGCAGTGTCTGTGCATCCACCTCCAGCGGCTGAGCTGGTCCAGCCACGGCACACCCCTGAAGCGGCACGAGCACGTGCAGTTCAACGAGTTCCTGATGATGGACATCTACAAGTATCACCTCCTCGGACACAAACCTGGTCACCGCAGCCCCAAGCTGCACGAGAAGGCAGGGCCTGCGTTGGAGCTGCAGGATGGGCTGGCAGCCCCCAAGTCAG TTCGGAATCCCCCGGGGGGCCCCAAAACACAGATTTTCATGAATGGCACCTGCTCCCCGTCTTTCTTGCCCACGCTGCCCACCCCgatgcccttccccctcccagctgTTCCTGACTACAG CTCCTCCACGTACCTCTTCCAGCTGGTGGCAGTTGTTGTCCACCACGGAGACATGCACTCGGGACACTTCGTGACCTACCGACGGTCCCCGCCTTCGGCCAAGAACCCTCTCTCCACCAGCAACCAGTGGCTGTGGATTTCTGATGACACCGTCCGCAAGGCCAGCCTGCAGGAGGTGCTGTCCTCCAGCGCCTACCTGCTGTTTTACGAGCGTGTTCTTTCCAAGATGCAGCACCAGAGTCAGGAGTGCAAGTCTGAAGAATGA
- the USP30 gene encoding ubiquitin carboxyl-terminal hydrolase 30 isoform X6 yields MLSCRAEAAMTAADRAIQRFLRTGAAVRYKVMKNWGVIGGIAAALAAGIYVIWGPITERKKRRKGLVPGLVNLGNTCFMNSLLQGLSACPTFIKWLEEFTTQYTRDQKESPQHQYLSLTLLHLLKALSCQEVTDEEVLDASCLLDVLRMYRWQISSFEEQSPVRFDTFDSLSLSIPAATWGHPLTLDHCLHHFISSESVRDVVCDNCTKIEAKGTLNGEKVEHQRTTFVKQLKLGKLPQCLCIHLQRLSWSSHGTPLKRHEHVQFNEFLMMDIYKYHLLGHKPGHRSPKLHEKAGPALELQDGLAAPKSVRNPPGGPKTQIFMNGTCSPSFLPTLPTPMPFPLPAVPDYSSSTYLFQLVAVVVHHGDMHSGHFVTYRRSPPSAKNPLSTSNQWLWISDDTVRKASLQEVLSSSAYLLFYERVLSKMQHQSQECKSEE; encoded by the exons atataAAGTCATGAAGAACTGGGGTGTTATAGGTGGAATTGCCGCTGCGCTCGCAGCAGGAATATACGTTATCTGGGGTCCcattacagaaagaaagaagcgTAGAAAAG GGCTTGTGCCTGGCCTTGTCAACTTGGGGAACACCTGCTTCATGAACTCCCTGCTGCAAGGCCTATCTGCCTGCCCCACCTTCATCAAGTGGCTGGAAGAGTTCACCACCCAGTACACCAGGGACCAGAAGGAGTCCCCCCAACACCAGTACTTGTCCTTGACACTGCTGCATCTCTTGAAAG CTTTATCCTGCCAAGAAGTCACTGATGAAGAGGTCTTGGATGCAAGCTGCTTGTTGGACGTCTTAAGAATGTACAGATGGCAGATCTCTTCGTTTGAAGAGCAG AGTCCCGTTCGATTTGATACCTTCGATAGCCTTTCACTAAGTATTCCAGCTGCCACATGG GGTCACCCACTGACCCTGGACCACTGCCTTCACCACTTCATCTCGTCGGAATCCGTGCGGGATGTCGTATGTGACAACTGTACGAAG aTAGAAGCAAAAGGGACGCTGAACGGGGAGAAGGTGGAACACCAGAGGACCACGTTTGTCAAACAGTTAAAACTAGGGAAG CTCCCGCAGTGTCTGTGCATCCACCTCCAGCGGCTGAGCTGGTCCAGCCACGGCACACCCCTGAAGCGGCACGAGCACGTGCAGTTCAACGAGTTCCTGATGATGGACATCTACAAGTATCACCTCCTCGGACACAAACCTGGTCACCGCAGCCCCAAGCTGCACGAGAAGGCAGGGCCTGCGTTGGAGCTGCAGGATGGGCTGGCAGCCCCCAAGTCAG TTCGGAATCCCCCGGGGGGCCCCAAAACACAGATTTTCATGAATGGCACCTGCTCCCCGTCTTTCTTGCCCACGCTGCCCACCCCgatgcccttccccctcccagctgTTCCTGACTACAG CTCCTCCACGTACCTCTTCCAGCTGGTGGCAGTTGTTGTCCACCACGGAGACATGCACTCGGGACACTTCGTGACCTACCGACGGTCCCCGCCTTCGGCCAAGAACCCTCTCTCCACCAGCAACCAGTGGCTGTGGATTTCTGATGACACCGTCCGCAAGGCCAGCCTGCAGGAGGTGCTGTCCTCCAGCGCCTACCTGCTGTTTTACGAGCGTGTTCTTTCCAAGATGCAGCACCAGAGTCAGGAGTGCAAGTCTGAAGAATGA